From one Diorhabda carinulata isolate Delta chromosome 12, icDioCari1.1, whole genome shotgun sequence genomic stretch:
- the LOC130899924 gene encoding beta-lactamase-like protein 2 homolog → MAAVIPAVTKISPRVIRILGCNPGIMTLQGTNTYIVGTGKRRILIDTGDEGVPQYLNHLRSVLNYEGIDLAHIFITHWHHDHIGGLNDILVELKEKTRYCQIWKYPSCKDDINKNEMIEPLKDGQEFAVEGATLQVFHTPGHTDDHVVLHLVEDNVIFSGDCILGEGTAVFEDLFDYMNSLKSIANLNPTTILPGHGNVIQNPSEKISFYLAHRAERESQIIQTLNSNRSKSFNEEDLVRIIYVNLPENLVKSAQSNVNHHLVKLLREQRVKKLDDRWQACDFNEVKSR, encoded by the exons ATGGCGGCAGTTATACCAGCGGTTACAAAAATATCTCCAAGAGTTATTAGAATATTGGGATGTAATCCGGGAATTATGACGTTACAGGGAACAAATACATACATCGTTGGAACAGGCAAAAg aaGAATACTAATAGACACTGGAGATGAAGGTGTACCTCAGTATCTCAATCATTTAAGATCAgttttgaattatgaagggATTGATTTGGCTCATATTTTCATCACTCATTGGCATCATGATCATATAGGTGGTCTCAATGATATTTTAGTAGAACTTAAGGAAAAAACAA GATATTGTCAAATATGGAAGTATCCTAGCTGTAaggatgatataaataaaaatgaaatgatagAGCCTCTTAAAGATGGTCAAGAATTCGCAGTAGAAGGTGCTACATTGCAAGTATTTCATACTCCTGGCCACACTGATGATCATGTGGTATTACATTTAGTTGAGGACAATGTGATTTTTAGTGGAGATTGTATTTTGGGAGAAGGTACTGCTGTTTTTGAAGATTTATTCGATTACATGAactctttaaaaagtattgcCAATCTTAACCCCACCACTATATTACCCGGACATGGAAATGTTATACAG aatccatcagaaaaaatatcattttatctaGCCCATAGAGCTGAACGTGAGTCACAAATTATTCAAACCCTAAATAGTAACAGATCTAAATCTTTTAACGAAGAAGACTTGGTTagaataatttatgtaaatttacCAGAAAATCTAGTAAAATCTGCACAAAGTAATGTCAATCATCATCTAGTAAAACTCCTTAGAGAACAAAGAGTGAAAAAACTGGACGACAGATGGCAGGCATGTGATTTTAATGAAGTCAAAAGTCGTTGA
- the LOC130899926 gene encoding protein D2-like isoform X1, which yields MNSNLYMFTKYIIAFFILVPSICADDSKQLEAFKTQKVSPDVVANVPEKRLEVKFKSNKDVDFGNELTPTQVLQEPQVTYDADNKSYYTLIFTDPDAPSRTNPKAREWMHWLVVNIPGSKISEGEIINNYIGSAPPKGSGLHRYVFLLYKQPEKLKFTEPKHGPTDGNRGKFNTESFAKKYNLGSPIAGNFFQAKWDDSVPATHKKLGF from the exons ATGAACTCGAATCTATatatgtttacaaaatatataattgcattTTTTATTCTTGTGCCTTCAATATGTGCTGatgattcaaaacaattagag GCTTTTAAAACCCAGAAAGTTAGTCCAGATGTTGTGGCAAATGTACCCGAGAAAAGGCTGGAAGTAAAATTCAAGTCCAACAAAGATGTTGATTTTGGTAATGAATTAACTCCAACGCAAGTCCTTCAGGAACCACAAGTAACATATGATGCAGACAATAAATCATACTACACTTTGATATTTACTGATCCAGATGCACCTAGTAGAACAAATCCAAAAGCAAGAGAATGGATGCATTGGTTG gtTGTCAATATTCCAGGTTCCAAAATATCTGAAggtgaaataataaacaattatataGGATCAGCTCCTCCGAAAGGATCCGGTCTCCACAGATATGTATTCTTGTTGTACAAACAACCGGAGAAACTGAAGTTTACTGAGCCTAAGCATGGTCCCACTGATGGAAATCGTGGAAAATTCAACACTGAAAGTTTTGCTAAGAAGTATAATTTAGGCAGCCCTATTGCTGGTAATTTCTTTCAAGCTAAATGGGATGATTCTGTACCTGCTACTCATAAGAAACTCggtttttaa
- the LOC130899926 gene encoding protein D2-like isoform X2 produces the protein MSSYIEAFKTQKVSPDVVANVPEKRLEVKFKSNKDVDFGNELTPTQVLQEPQVTYDADNKSYYTLIFTDPDAPSRTNPKAREWMHWLVVNIPGSKISEGEIINNYIGSAPPKGSGLHRYVFLLYKQPEKLKFTEPKHGPTDGNRGKFNTESFAKKYNLGSPIAGNFFQAKWDDSVPATHKKLGF, from the exons atgtcTAGTTATATTGAG GCTTTTAAAACCCAGAAAGTTAGTCCAGATGTTGTGGCAAATGTACCCGAGAAAAGGCTGGAAGTAAAATTCAAGTCCAACAAAGATGTTGATTTTGGTAATGAATTAACTCCAACGCAAGTCCTTCAGGAACCACAAGTAACATATGATGCAGACAATAAATCATACTACACTTTGATATTTACTGATCCAGATGCACCTAGTAGAACAAATCCAAAAGCAAGAGAATGGATGCATTGGTTG gtTGTCAATATTCCAGGTTCCAAAATATCTGAAggtgaaataataaacaattatataGGATCAGCTCCTCCGAAAGGATCCGGTCTCCACAGATATGTATTCTTGTTGTACAAACAACCGGAGAAACTGAAGTTTACTGAGCCTAAGCATGGTCCCACTGATGGAAATCGTGGAAAATTCAACACTGAAAGTTTTGCTAAGAAGTATAATTTAGGCAGCCCTATTGCTGGTAATTTCTTTCAAGCTAAATGGGATGATTCTGTACCTGCTACTCATAAGAAACTCggtttttaa
- the LOC130899922 gene encoding (Lyso)-N-acylphosphatidylethanolamine lipase-like isoform X1, translating to METEMTETDFNSGRCGYWTKFSETKLIQVEKKILNVLKTAYRTWFVPIGSTVGKDDKIWTIALNEESHNTPLVMLHGFAAGLCFWILNFDELSKNRPVYAIDLLGFGRSSRPKFNSNSQEAEQQMVASIEEWRKQMQLERFILLGHSFGGYLATSYAITYPDRVKHLILADPWGFQERPAKLNVPLAWKLLAVVFYPLTWFNPLAGIRAAGPMGPWLVSKVRNDISAKYSDAVDNTDLITEYIYHCNTQKPSGEAAFHSMKQGIAWAKNPMMRRYHTLSKTVPLTVIYGEKSWVRKTPTEDLIKQRPQSYVRTEIIPNAGHHINADQPTIFNQLVSKVCQLCDNSEDIYIESEDKDNPSDPIFDVNEWNKKNEFLIEEDEFNGMQVINTKL from the exons ATGGAAACTGAAATGACGGAAACTGACTTTAACAGCGGGAGATGTGGATACTGGACGAAATTTTCTGAAACAAAGTTGATCCAAGTTGAAAAAAAGATCTTGAATG TACTTAAAACAGCTTATCGCACTTGGTTTGTACCTATTGGAAGCACTGTTGGTAAAGATGACAAAATATGGACAATAGCCTTAAATGAAGAATCTCATAATACACCGCTGGTTATGCTACATGGATTTGCAGCTGGTTTATGTTTTTGGATACTCAATTTCGACGAACTGTCTAAAAACAGACCTGTGTATGCTATAGATTTATTAG GATTTGGTAGATCGTCGAGACCAAAGTTTAATTCCAATTCCCAAGAAGCCGAACAGCAAATGGTAGCGTCTATAGAAGAATGGCGGAAACAAATGCAATTAGAAAGATTCATTCTTTTAGGGCATAGTTTTGGCGGTTATTTAGCTACAAGTTATGCAATTACCTATCCGGATAGAGTGAAACATTTAATACTTGCAGATCCTTGGGGATTTCAAGAACGACCAGCTAAATTAAATGTTCCACTTGCTTGGAAATTATTGGCCGTAGTATTCTATCCACTCACATGGTTCAATCCGTTAGCCGGCATTAGAGCAGCCGGACCGATGG gACCATGGTTGGTTAGTAAAGTTCGAAATGATATATCAGCGAAATATAGTGATGCAGTTGACAATACCGACCTTATAACTGAATATATTTACCACTGCAATACTCAAAAACCATC aggTGAGGCAGCTTTCCATTCAATGAAGCAAGGCATAGCTTGGGCTAAAAATCCAATGATGCGAAGGTATCACACTTTGAGTAAAACTGTACCTCTAACTGTGATTTACGGAGAAAAGTCGTGGGTGAGGAAAACTCCAACAGAAGATCTAATAAAACAAAGACCTCAGTCTTACGTTAGGACAGAG attATCCCAAATGCGGGGCATCACATAAACGCTGATCAACCGACAATTTTTAACCAACTCGTATCAAAAGTGTGCCAACTCTGTGATAATTCtgaagatatttatattgaatctGAGGATAAAGATAATCCGTCGGATCCGATTTTTGATGTAAAcgaatggaataaaaaaaacgaatttttaattgaagaaGATGAATTTAATGGAATGCAAgttataaacacaaaattataa
- the LOC130899922 gene encoding (Lyso)-N-acylphosphatidylethanolamine lipase-like isoform X2, whose translation MLHGFAAGLCFWILNFDELSKNRPVYAIDLLGFGRSSRPKFNSNSQEAEQQMVASIEEWRKQMQLERFILLGHSFGGYLATSYAITYPDRVKHLILADPWGFQERPAKLNVPLAWKLLAVVFYPLTWFNPLAGIRAAGPMGPWLVSKVRNDISAKYSDAVDNTDLITEYIYHCNTQKPSGEAAFHSMKQGIAWAKNPMMRRYHTLSKTVPLTVIYGEKSWVRKTPTEDLIKQRPQSYVRTEIIPNAGHHINADQPTIFNQLVSKVCQLCDNSEDIYIESEDKDNPSDPIFDVNEWNKKNEFLIEEDEFNGMQVINTKL comes from the exons ATGCTACATGGATTTGCAGCTGGTTTATGTTTTTGGATACTCAATTTCGACGAACTGTCTAAAAACAGACCTGTGTATGCTATAGATTTATTAG GATTTGGTAGATCGTCGAGACCAAAGTTTAATTCCAATTCCCAAGAAGCCGAACAGCAAATGGTAGCGTCTATAGAAGAATGGCGGAAACAAATGCAATTAGAAAGATTCATTCTTTTAGGGCATAGTTTTGGCGGTTATTTAGCTACAAGTTATGCAATTACCTATCCGGATAGAGTGAAACATTTAATACTTGCAGATCCTTGGGGATTTCAAGAACGACCAGCTAAATTAAATGTTCCACTTGCTTGGAAATTATTGGCCGTAGTATTCTATCCACTCACATGGTTCAATCCGTTAGCCGGCATTAGAGCAGCCGGACCGATGG gACCATGGTTGGTTAGTAAAGTTCGAAATGATATATCAGCGAAATATAGTGATGCAGTTGACAATACCGACCTTATAACTGAATATATTTACCACTGCAATACTCAAAAACCATC aggTGAGGCAGCTTTCCATTCAATGAAGCAAGGCATAGCTTGGGCTAAAAATCCAATGATGCGAAGGTATCACACTTTGAGTAAAACTGTACCTCTAACTGTGATTTACGGAGAAAAGTCGTGGGTGAGGAAAACTCCAACAGAAGATCTAATAAAACAAAGACCTCAGTCTTACGTTAGGACAGAG attATCCCAAATGCGGGGCATCACATAAACGCTGATCAACCGACAATTTTTAACCAACTCGTATCAAAAGTGTGCCAACTCTGTGATAATTCtgaagatatttatattgaatctGAGGATAAAGATAATCCGTCGGATCCGATTTTTGATGTAAAcgaatggaataaaaaaaacgaatttttaattgaagaaGATGAATTTAATGGAATGCAAgttataaacacaaaattataa